AGGATGGGCGCACGACCGGCTCAAGCGAGCCGGCCTTTCCAGCAGCGCTAAACGCGGATATTGGAAATTGACTGACACGGGTGTGGCGTACGCCATGGACCACCCAGCCCCCCTGTCGTCCGATGAAGTGGAGCATTTAGCCATTGGCTATATGAATGTGAAGCTGAAAGTTGCTCCCGATGCCGCTCCGCTTGATGACGAAACGCCTGTTAAACCTGATGTCACCTCTGCCACCGCTAGCCCGGATGACCGGCTCGAGCAAGCGCTCCAGGAGTTGCGCGACGCCACAGCTACCGACCTTTTGGATAACTTGTTGCAAGTCAGCCCCAACCGCTTCGAAGTGATCGTGCTGGATGTGCTTCATCGCCTGGGATACGGCGCCAGCCGCAATGACTTGCAGCGTGTCGGCGGCTCGGGGGATGCTGGCATCGATGGCATCATCTCGCTCGACAAATTGGGGTTGGAGAAGGTTTACGTTCAAGCCAAGCGCTGGCAGAACACAGTGGGTCGCCCCGAGCTGCAGGCTTTCTACGGTGCACTCGCCGGGCAAAAAGCCAAACGAGGGGTGTTCATCACAACCTCTGGATTCACGGCAAACGCTGTCGACTTCGCTAAATCGGTGGACGGCATTGTGTTGGTGGATGGCACGCGACTGGTGCATCTGATGATGGATCATGAGGTAGGGGTTACGTCGCGGTTGTTGAGGTTGCCAGCTTTGGATCGGGATTATTTTGATGAGGAGTGAGTTTTAAGCGCTCATGAAGAACAGGCTAATGCGCGCGTAACACTTGCAGAGCAAGATAGTGGCACATTGAAATCAATACGCATATTCTGCTTGCCCCACGGATCGAGGGGTGGGGAACAGCTAGGACTAAAGCCTGTTTAGATAAATGCGTAGGTCAAGGAGACCACAATGCCGGACGCCAAAAGCATCAAGGATCAATTTTTTGTCTACCATCTAACCTCCGTTGAAAATCTGGATGGGATTTTCAAAGAAGGCCTAAAGCCTCGGGCCAGTCTCGCTGATTTCACTGACGTAGCAGACAGCGAAATTCTCAAGAAGCGCAAAGCCTTGAAGCTTGACACTTATGTCCCACTCCATTGGTTTGGTGCCAATCCATTTGATGGGCGTGTACAGCTTGATCGACCTAAATCGAAATTCGTCCTCATCTCTGTTTACAGGACATTTGCCAAAGATAACGGCTGGATGATCATCCCCCATCATCCGCTCGCTGATGATGCGATTCAGCTACTCGACTACGAGACTGGCCACAAAGCAATCGACTGGATCCTGATGGATACTCGGGCCTATCAAAATGCTGAATGCAAAAGCGTTTGTATGGCTGAATGCCTATCTCCCCACGTGGTATCCCCCAAAACCTTTTCCAGAATTTATGTACCAAACGATGAAGTCAGACAGCTATGTGAGGCTAAACTGCGCGCAGCCAACCTCAAGACTCCCATAACTGTAAATTCCGGAATGTTCTTATAAATGAACTACAGCAGTCTGAATCCAGAGAAGGCCCTGATTTGGCGGATCGTCCACCGCGATAATCTGCCCTGGATTCTGGACAACGGCCTGCACTGTGCCAGCTCCGAGGTGCAGGCCCCGCAGTACGTGAACATTGGCAACGCTGACTTAATTGACAAACGCCGCACTCGCTATGTTCCGATTGCGCCTGCAGGCGTGTTGGCCGACTACGTGCCCTTCTACTTCACCCCTTTCTCTGTGATGATGAAAAACATTCACTCCGGGTGGAGCGTTCAGCAACGCAGCAATGACGAGATCGTAATTCTGGTCTCCAGCCTGCACCGCGTCGCTGAACTTGGCCTACCGTTCGTCTTCACAAACGCACACGCCTACCCGGATTGGACAGACTATTACAGCGATCCGGCGCATCTCCATGAGATTGATTGGTCTATCCTTCAACGGCGCGACTTCAAACGTGACCCCGATGACCCTCGCAAGATGGAGCGGTATCAGGCCGAAGCGCTGATTCACCACCACCTACCGATTACAGGACTCCTTGGCATCATGTGTTACACCGATGCAATGAAAGAACGCATAAAGCAGGACGTCGCCGCTAGAGGCCTGACGTTATCTGTCCATGCGCGTCCGGGATGGTATTTCCAATGATCAGATTCACCCAAGGCAATCTGCTGGAAGCCAAAACCGAAGCCCTCGTCAACACGGTGAATACCGTTGGAGTGATGGGTAAAGGTATCGCGCTGATGTTCAAAGAGCGTTTTGCGGAAAATTATCGCCTGTATTCGGCGGCCTGCAAAGCTGGAGAGGTAGAAACAGGCAAGGTTCACGTAACAGCAGTCAACGAACTGGAAGGTCCTCGCTGGATCGTAAACTTCCCGACCAAACGTCACTGGCGTTCGCCTTCGCAGATGGCCTGGGTGACGGAAGGCCTGCATGATCTGCGCCGTTTTCTGATCGAGAATCAGGTCAAGTCTGTGGCCGTCCCACCGCTGGGCGCTGGTAACGGCGGCTTGAAATGGCCCGAAGTCCGCGAACAGATTGTTGCTGTGTTGAGTGATCTGGATGTGGATGTCTTAGTGTTTGAACCTTCCAGCCAATATCTGAATGTGGCCAAGCGTAGCGGATTGGAAAAGCTCACGCCTGCTCGCGCCCTGATTGCCGAACTGGTTCGACGCTATTGGGTTTTAGGCATGGAGTGCAGCCTGCTTGAGATTCAGAAGCTGGCCTGGTTCCTTGAGCGTGCCATAGAACAGCTGCCTGACACCGAGAACCCTCTGAACCTTAAGTTTGTAGCTCATAAATACGGGCCGTATGCCAATCGATTGGAGCATCTGCTCAACA
This genomic window from Pseudomonas sp. G.S.17 contains:
- a CDS encoding restriction endonuclease — encoded protein: MSVPTYDKFIEPILRFLATKTEGVPARDAHEAAAKMLQLTLEQREELIASGQTTYKNRAGWAHDRLKRAGLSSSAKRGYWKLTDTGVAYAMDHPAPLSSDEVEHLAIGYMNVKLKVAPDAAPLDDETPVKPDVTSATASPDDRLEQALQELRDATATDLLDNLLQVSPNRFEVIVLDVLHRLGYGASRNDLQRVGGSGDAGIDGIISLDKLGLEKVYVQAKRWQNTVGRPELQAFYGALAGQKAKRGVFITTSGFTANAVDFAKSVDGIVLVDGTRLVHLMMDHEVGVTSRLLRLPALDRDYFDEE
- a CDS encoding DarT ssDNA thymidine ADP-ribosyltransferase family protein, coding for MPDAKSIKDQFFVYHLTSVENLDGIFKEGLKPRASLADFTDVADSEILKKRKALKLDTYVPLHWFGANPFDGRVQLDRPKSKFVLISVYRTFAKDNGWMIIPHHPLADDAIQLLDYETGHKAIDWILMDTRAYQNAECKSVCMAECLSPHVVSPKTFSRIYVPNDEVRQLCEAKLRAANLKTPITVNSGMFL
- a CDS encoding DUF4433 domain-containing protein — translated: MNYSSLNPEKALIWRIVHRDNLPWILDNGLHCASSEVQAPQYVNIGNADLIDKRRTRYVPIAPAGVLADYVPFYFTPFSVMMKNIHSGWSVQQRSNDEIVILVSSLHRVAELGLPFVFTNAHAYPDWTDYYSDPAHLHEIDWSILQRRDFKRDPDDPRKMERYQAEALIHHHLPITGLLGIMCYTDAMKERIKQDVAARGLTLSVHARPGWYFQ
- a CDS encoding macro domain-containing protein produces the protein MIRFTQGNLLEAKTEALVNTVNTVGVMGKGIALMFKERFAENYRLYSAACKAGEVETGKVHVTAVNELEGPRWIVNFPTKRHWRSPSQMAWVTEGLHDLRRFLIENQVKSVAVPPLGAGNGGLKWPEVREQIVAVLSDLDVDVLVFEPSSQYLNVAKRSGLEKLTPARALIAELVRRYWVLGMECSLLEIQKLAWFLERAIEQLPDTENPLNLKFVAHKYGPYANRLEHLLNNLDGSYLHCDKRISDAGISDVIWFDEERKAFLQTYLKTEAKEYSQALERTAELIDGFESPFGMELLATVDWLLNQEGVSPNVPAMREALRDWDGGAAAASRKSKLFDDQALDIALKRLTSSSFRPETAACR